In Chlorogloeopsis sp. ULAP01, the following are encoded in one genomic region:
- a CDS encoding polysaccharide biosynthesis/export family protein — MLNACLLKIISQPVLGLALLTAFSVVFPKASFAQQVQPTAPSSQPIFRPTQPTTTPSQPIFQPSQPVQPVVPPSQPVIPSSQPVVPPSQSIPSPTSTQIDTNYTLGGGDRIRVNVFEVPEYTGEYTVPPGGAINLPLIGSVPVEGLTPEQAADDISQRYSRFLKRPLISVNLLAPRPINVTVAGEVTRPGAYALSLQGGAGDNPGVQYPTVLAALTTAQGITQAADVTRVQLRRRLGRGPEQIVNLDLRDYLQSGRLPQDVTLRDGDTIFVPTATTLNLAEARNLSAASFAADPTRPRSVAVVGQVYRPGTYLITQGGADTGGADNTAGGGTGAAVASGQPTLSRAIQLAGGIRPEANIRNIIVRRPTRTGTEQTINIDMWRLLREGDTNQDIIVQEGDTIFIPTATATTLNTAESQELAQTTLSPSTITVGVVGEVKTPGRLQLLPNSTLNQAVLAAGGFNDARASSSAVDLIRLNPNGSVTKRKVKMDFSADINDKTNPILRNNDVVVVYRSGVAKTGDSVGAIFNPIGTVFGIIRSIFTGF, encoded by the coding sequence ATGCTCAACGCTTGTTTGCTTAAAATTATCAGCCAGCCTGTTTTAGGTCTGGCATTGTTAACAGCTTTCTCTGTAGTTTTTCCTAAGGCTAGTTTTGCTCAACAAGTACAACCCACAGCTCCATCTTCACAACCGATATTTCGACCTACACAACCAACAACTACGCCTTCACAACCGATATTTCAACCTTCGCAACCTGTACAACCTGTAGTTCCGCCCTCACAACCTGTAATTCCAAGCTCACAACCTGTAGTACCGCCTTCACAATCTATTCCCTCACCTACGTCTACGCAAATAGACACCAACTATACATTAGGTGGTGGCGATCGCATTCGCGTCAACGTATTTGAAGTTCCCGAATATACAGGCGAGTATACAGTTCCTCCTGGTGGAGCAATTAACCTACCGTTGATTGGTAGTGTGCCAGTGGAAGGACTAACGCCAGAACAAGCAGCTGACGATATTTCGCAAAGATATTCTCGCTTTCTCAAGCGTCCCCTGATTTCAGTGAATCTTTTAGCACCTCGTCCCATCAATGTCACTGTTGCAGGAGAGGTGACACGTCCAGGAGCTTATGCCCTTAGTTTACAAGGAGGTGCAGGTGATAATCCTGGGGTACAGTATCCAACAGTATTAGCGGCACTAACTACAGCTCAGGGAATTACTCAAGCAGCAGATGTTACTAGAGTACAATTGCGACGACGGCTTGGTCGCGGGCCAGAACAAATAGTTAATTTAGATTTACGGGATTACTTACAATCAGGCAGGTTGCCGCAGGATGTAACATTAAGGGACGGCGACACCATTTTTGTACCAACAGCAACTACTTTAAATTTAGCAGAAGCTCGTAATTTATCTGCTGCTAGCTTTGCTGCTGATCCCACCAGACCTCGTTCAGTAGCTGTTGTGGGTCAAGTTTACCGCCCAGGTACCTATCTTATTACTCAAGGAGGCGCAGATACTGGTGGCGCAGATAATACTGCTGGTGGTGGAACTGGTGCGGCTGTCGCCTCTGGACAACCAACTTTGTCAAGAGCAATTCAACTTGCTGGAGGAATTAGACCAGAAGCTAATATCCGTAATATTATAGTCCGTCGCCCGACAAGAACTGGGACAGAACAAACAATTAATATTGATATGTGGAGATTGTTGCGAGAGGGTGACACCAATCAAGACATCATTGTACAAGAAGGAGATACGATTTTTATTCCCACTGCCACTGCCACTACACTGAATACAGCAGAATCTCAAGAATTAGCTCAAACTACTTTATCTCCGTCAACAATTACAGTTGGTGTGGTTGGGGAAGTCAAAACTCCAGGCAGATTACAACTTCTGCCCAACAGTACTTTGAATCAGGCTGTACTTGCGGCTGGTGGATTTAATGATGCCAGAGCAAGTAGTTCTGCTGTAGATTTAATCCGTCTCAATCCGAATGGTTCTGTAACCAAACGTAAAGTAAAAATGGATTTTTCTGCTGACATTAACGACAAAACCAATCCCATCCTCCGCAATAATGATGTTGTGGTAGTTTACCGTTCTGGAGTAGCTAAAACTGGTGATTCAGTGGGTGCTATCTTCAATCCTATCGGTACAGTCTTCGGTATTATCAGAAGTATATTCACTGGCTTTTAG
- a CDS encoding ABC transporter ATP-binding protein codes for MTSIVDIDNLETNIPDRPPVVLTSELRKVYSTGFFLNQKVASLKSCSLVVYKGETFGLLGQNGAGKTTLLKLLLGVIRPSSGRGLLLGKPLGDRAVKQRIGYLPENPYFYDYLTGWEFLQLAAGLFQIPRSVQNRRIPELLDLVGLSQADARKKQMRRYSKGMLQRVGMAQALINDPEVVFLDEPMSGLDPVGRCQMREIILSLKAAEKTIFFNSHVLSEVELICDRVAILAQGKLICSGSLNELLGTCETYQVQGQGGDWEILQKWLPNIKFQPDTSWEGELQGDMYDFVASLNLMGGRILAMKLFRPSLEEFFIQQIQKHKNLVN; via the coding sequence ATGACGTCTATTGTAGACATTGACAATCTTGAAACGAATATACCGGATAGACCTCCTGTAGTTCTTACATCCGAGTTACGAAAAGTATACAGTACAGGTTTCTTCTTAAATCAAAAAGTCGCATCTCTCAAAAGCTGTTCTTTAGTAGTTTACAAGGGAGAGACTTTTGGGTTGCTTGGACAGAATGGTGCTGGTAAAACCACGTTGTTAAAATTATTACTAGGGGTTATCCGTCCTTCTTCTGGCCGAGGATTGTTGTTGGGTAAACCATTGGGCGATCGCGCTGTCAAGCAACGAATTGGTTATTTACCAGAAAATCCCTACTTTTATGATTATTTAACTGGTTGGGAATTTTTGCAGCTAGCGGCTGGGCTATTCCAAATTCCCAGAAGTGTGCAAAACCGACGGATTCCCGAACTGCTAGATTTAGTTGGCTTATCTCAGGCTGATGCTCGTAAAAAGCAAATGCGTCGCTACTCTAAAGGTATGCTTCAGCGTGTAGGTATGGCACAAGCACTAATTAACGATCCAGAAGTAGTGTTTTTGGATGAACCTATGTCTGGTTTAGATCCAGTTGGACGTTGTCAAATGCGAGAGATTATTTTATCTCTCAAAGCTGCTGAAAAAACAATTTTTTTCAACAGTCATGTGCTTAGTGAAGTAGAACTAATTTGCGATCGCGTTGCTATTCTTGCCCAAGGTAAATTAATTTGCTCTGGTTCCCTCAATGAACTTCTTGGAACTTGTGAAACCTATCAAGTTCAAGGACAAGGTGGAGATTGGGAAATTTTGCAAAAATGGCTTCCTAATATAAAATTTCAGCCAGATACTTCTTGGGAGGGTGAATTGCAAGGAGATATGTATGATTTTGTTGCCAGTCTTAATCTTATGGGTGGAAGAATTTTGGCGATGAAATTGTTTCGTCCTTCTCTAGAAGAGTTTTTTATCCAACAAATTCAAAAACACAAAAACTTAGTTAATTAA